A genomic region of Bubalus kerabau isolate K-KA32 ecotype Philippines breed swamp buffalo chromosome 10, PCC_UOA_SB_1v2, whole genome shotgun sequence contains the following coding sequences:
- the LOC129620515 gene encoding olfactory receptor 4K1 isoform X2, which yields MAHTNESMVSEFVLLGLSNSWELQLFFFAIFSIVYVTSVLGNIMIIVIVFSDFHLNSPMYFLLSNLSFIDICQSNFATPKMLVDFFVEHKTISFEGCMAQIFLLHSFVGSEMMLLVAMAYDRFIAICKPLHYSTIMNRRLCIIFVLISWAVGILHSVSHLAFTVDLPFCGPNEVDSFFCDLPLVIELACMDTYEMEIMTLTNSGLISLSCFLALIISYTVILITVHHRSSSGSSKALSTLTAHITVVILFFGPCIYFYIWPFSRLSLDKFLSVFYTVCTPLLNPIIYSLRNEDVKSAMRKLGSVF from the exons ATGGCTCACACAAATGAATCAATGGTATCTGAGTTTGTGCTTCTGGGACTCTCTAATTCTTGGGAacttcagcttttcttttttgccatctTCTCAATAGTGTATGTGACATCAGTTCTGGGCAACATCatgattattgttattgttttctcTGACTTCCATTTGAACTCTCCTATGTACTTCCTGCTCAGTAACCTTTCTTTCATTGATATCTGCCAGTCTAACTTTGCCACCCCCAAGATGCTTGTGGACTTTTTTGTGGAGCACAAAACTATCTCCTTTGAGGGTTGCATGGCCCAAATATTCCTTCTTCACAGTTTCGTTGGGAGTGAGATGATGTTGCTTGTAGCTATGGCATATGACAGATTTATAGCCATTTGTAAGCCTCTACACTATAGCACAATTATGAATCGAAGACTCTGCATAATTTTTGTGCTTATTTCCTGGGCTGTGGGTATTCTTCATTCTGTGAGCCACTTGGCTTTTACTGTGGATCTGCCGTTCTGTGGCCCCAATGAGGTAGATAGCTTTTTTTGTGACCTTCCCCTGGTGATAGAGTTGGCTTGCATGGATACTTACGAGATGGAAATTATGACCCTAACTAACAGTGGCCTGATATCACTGAGCTGTTTTCTGGCTTTAATTATTTCCTACACTGTCATTCTGATCACTGTCCATCACCgttcctccagtggatcatccaAGGCACTTTCTACATTAACTGCCCATATCACCGTGGTGATTCTTTTCTTTGggccttgcatttatttttatatatggcctTTTAGCAGACTTTCTCTGGATAAGTTCCTTTCTGTGTTCTACACTGTTTGTACACCCCTGTTGAATCCCATCATCTACTCTCTGAGAAATGAAGATGTTAAATCAGCCATGAGAAA ATTGGGTTcagtattttaa
- the LOC129620514 gene encoding olfactory receptor 4K5 — MDKVNSSVVSEFVLLGLSSSQELQLFFFVFFSVLYVVIVLGNLLVILTVTSDNSLHSPMYFLLGNLSFVDICQASFATPKMIADFLSEHKTISFSGCIAQIFFIHLFTGGEMMLLVSMAYDRYVAICKPLQYVIIMRRRTCTVLVMISWAVGLVHTLSQLSFTVNLPFCGPNVVDSFFCDLPRVTKLACLDSYIIEILIVVNSGILSLSTFSLLVSSYIIILITVWFKSSAAMAKAFSTLAAHITVVILFFGPCIFIYVWPFTSYPVDKVLAIFYTIFTPILNPIIYTLRNRDMKTALRKIMTHYSRAKKISERPVIVRNSLY; from the coding sequence ATGGATAAGGTCAATTCATCGGTGGTGTCTGAGTTTGTATTACTGGGACTCTCTAGTTCTCAGGAgctccagctcttctttttcgTTTTCTTCTCTGTGTTATATGTGGTCATTGTGCTGGGAAACCTTCTCGTTATCCTCACAGTGACTTCTGACAACAGCCTGCACTCTCCCATGTACTTTCTCTTGGGAAACCTTTCCTTTGTGGACATCTGTCAGGCTTCCTTTGCTACTCCTAAGATGATTGCTGATTTTCTGAGTGAACACAAGACCATCTCCTTCAGTGGCTGCATAGCTCAGATTTTCTTCATTCACCTTTTCACTGGAGGGGAGATGATGCTACTTGTCTCCATGGCCTATGACAGATATGTAGCCATATGCAAACCCCTGCAGTATGTCATCATCATGAGACGAAGGACGTGCACTGTTCTGGTAATGATCTCCTGGGCTGTGGGCTTGGTGCACACACTAAGCCAGTTGTCATTTACTGTGAATCTGCCTTTTTGTGGGCCCAATGTAGTCGACAGCTTTTTTTGTGACCTCCCTCGAGtgaccaaacttgcctgtctgGACTCTTACATCATTGAAATACTAATTGTAGTCAATAGCGGAATCCTTTCCTTAAGCACTTTCTCACTCTTGGTCAGCTCTTATATCATTATTCTCATCACTGTCTGGTTTAAGTCTTCTGCTGCAATGGCCAAAGCATTTTCTACTCTGGCTGCCCATATTACTGTAGTAATATTATTCTTTGGACCTTGCATATTCATCTATGTGTGGCCCTTTACCAGCTACCCTGTGGATAAAGTTCTTGCCATATTTTATACCATTTTCACTCCCATTCTAAACCCCATTATTTATACATTAAGGAACAGAGATATGAAGACTGCTTTGAGGAAAATTATGACCCATTATTCAAGGGCCAAGAAAATTTCTGAAAGGCCAGTAATAGTGAGGAATTCCCTTtattaa
- the LOC129622072 gene encoding olfactory receptor 4K1-like has translation LFFFPLANLSSPDSFNGWSNKSVVTEFILLGLSSSRELQLFLFFIFSVFYGAAVLGNSLIILTVITDSRLHSPMYFLLSNLSFIDVCQATFATPKMIADFLSEHKTITFKGCMSQIFFLHVFGGSEMVLLVAMAYDRYIAICKPLHYMTIMSRRACTVLVGVSWAIGILHSASHLVFTIDLPFCGPNKVDNFFCDLPLVIKLACVDTYVLEILVLTNSGLLSLICFLLLLISYTIILATVHRQASGGTSRALSTLSAHITVVVLFFGPLIFIYIWPFESFTIDKFISVFFTVFTPLLNPMIYTLRNKDVKEAMKKLRNQHVGSKEAC, from the coding sequence ttatttttcttccccttAGCTAACTTGAGCAGCCCAGATTCATTTAATGGATGGAGCAATAAGTCAGTGGTTACTGAATTCATTTTGTTGGGCCTGTCTAGCTCTCGGGAACTCCagctcttccttttctttatcttctctgtGTTTTATGGTGCTGCAGTGTTGGGAAACAGTCTTATCATTCTCACAGTGATTACAGACTCTCGATTGCATTCTCCGATGTACTTTCTTCTTAGCAATCTCTCCTTCATTGATGTGTGTCAGGCTACATTTGCCACTCCCAAGATGATTGCAGATTTCCTCAGTGAACACAAGACCATCACTTTCAAGGGATGCAtgtcacagatttttttcttgcaTGTTTTTGGGGGCAGTGAGATGGTACTTCTTGTTGCCATGGCCTATGATAGGTATATCGCTATATGCAAACCTCTGCATTACATGACGATCATGAGCCGAAGAGCATGCACTGTCCTGGTGGGGGTCTCCTGGGCCATTGGCATCTTGCACTCAGCCAGTCACCTGGTATTCACAATAGATCTTCCTTTCTGTGGACCCAACAAGGTAGACAATTTCTTTTGTGATCTCCCCCTCGTGATTAAACTTGCCTGCGTGGACACCTATGTTTTAGAGATCCTGGTGCTCACAAATAGTGGCCTGTTGTCACTTATCTGTTTTCTCCTTTTGCTCATTTCTTACACTATCATCCTTGCTACTGTCCATCGCCAAGCCTCTGGTGGGACATCCAGGGCACTTTCCACTCTGTCTGCCCACATTACTGTTGTAGTTCTGTTCTTTGGCCCATTAATCTTTATCTATATTTGGCCCTTTGAAAGCTTCACAATTGATAAATTTATCTCTGTGTTTTTTACTGTATTCACTCCTCTTCTTAACCCTATGATTTACACTCTAAGGAATAAAGATGTAAAGGAAGCCATGAAGAAACTAAGGAACCAACATGTGGGTTCCAAGGAAGCCTGTTAG
- the LOC129620515 gene encoding olfactory receptor 4K1 isoform X1, with protein sequence MAHTNESMVSEFVLLGLSNSWELQLFFFAIFSIVYVTSVLGNIMIIVIVFSDFHLNSPMYFLLSNLSFIDICQSNFATPKMLVDFFVEHKTISFEGCMAQIFLLHSFVGSEMMLLVAMAYDRFIAICKPLHYSTIMNRRLCIIFVLISWAVGILHSVSHLAFTVDLPFCGPNEVDSFFCDLPLVIELACMDTYEMEIMTLTNSGLISLSCFLALIISYTVILITVHHRSSSGSSKALSTLTAHITVVILFFGPCIYFYIWPFSRLSLDKFLSVFYTVCTPLLNPIIYSLRNEDVKSAMRKLRNHHVSFWKN encoded by the coding sequence ATGGCTCACACAAATGAATCAATGGTATCTGAGTTTGTGCTTCTGGGACTCTCTAATTCTTGGGAacttcagcttttcttttttgccatctTCTCAATAGTGTATGTGACATCAGTTCTGGGCAACATCatgattattgttattgttttctcTGACTTCCATTTGAACTCTCCTATGTACTTCCTGCTCAGTAACCTTTCTTTCATTGATATCTGCCAGTCTAACTTTGCCACCCCCAAGATGCTTGTGGACTTTTTTGTGGAGCACAAAACTATCTCCTTTGAGGGTTGCATGGCCCAAATATTCCTTCTTCACAGTTTCGTTGGGAGTGAGATGATGTTGCTTGTAGCTATGGCATATGACAGATTTATAGCCATTTGTAAGCCTCTACACTATAGCACAATTATGAATCGAAGACTCTGCATAATTTTTGTGCTTATTTCCTGGGCTGTGGGTATTCTTCATTCTGTGAGCCACTTGGCTTTTACTGTGGATCTGCCGTTCTGTGGCCCCAATGAGGTAGATAGCTTTTTTTGTGACCTTCCCCTGGTGATAGAGTTGGCTTGCATGGATACTTACGAGATGGAAATTATGACCCTAACTAACAGTGGCCTGATATCACTGAGCTGTTTTCTGGCTTTAATTATTTCCTACACTGTCATTCTGATCACTGTCCATCACCgttcctccagtggatcatccaAGGCACTTTCTACATTAACTGCCCATATCACCGTGGTGATTCTTTTCTTTGggccttgcatttatttttatatatggcctTTTAGCAGACTTTCTCTGGATAAGTTCCTTTCTGTGTTCTACACTGTTTGTACACCCCTGTTGAATCCCATCATCTACTCTCTGAGAAATGAAGATGTTAAATCAGCCATGAGAAAATTGAGAAACCATCATGTGAGCTTCTGGAAAAACTAG